The proteins below are encoded in one region of Salvelinus namaycush isolate Seneca chromosome 32, SaNama_1.0, whole genome shotgun sequence:
- the LOC120026825 gene encoding leukotriene B4 receptor 1-like produces MVNMNSSSNSSLDSTSPDSGRLISSTVLGLCCALGLPGNIAVLVVILCRSSRRPNFTLCLMLNLASSDILCLATVPVWIYTLLHGWTLGRAACKLATFLLYLSLYANVLTVTLLGVQRCLQVLYPQMWNRLGRKGEAVLLLALWGLACALTAPAVATRDVRDGELKCQRHTGSDAERVAVLVLETLLGFVVPFSVLVTSYCCLHRRVNQTALFSSAKLTRLVTSVVVTFFILWIPVHIVNVVDIAGIVLQTSWPEASAALLSHRSAAARVVRSFTFFNSCLDPFLYAFASRRIREQPKSSSRGDSRMQVTNI; encoded by the coding sequence ATGGTGAACATGAACTCCTCCAGCAACTCTAGCTTGGACTCCACCTCCCCGGATTCGGGCCGCCTGATTTCGAGCACCGTCCTGGGGTTGTGCTGTGCGCTGGGCCTCCCTGGTAACATAGCTGTCCTGGTGGTCATCCTGTGCCGCTCGTCCCGACGCCCCAACTTCACCCTGTGCCTCATGCTGAACCTGGCTTCCTCCGACATCCTGTGCCTGGCCACGGTGCCCGTGTGGATCTATACTCTCCTGCACGGCTGGACTCTGGGCCGTGCTGCATGCAAGTTAGCCACGTTCCTGCTCTATCTCAGCCTGTATGCTAACGTGCTAACGGTCACTCTACTCGGTGTCCAGCGCTGCCTCCAGGTGCTATACCCGCAGATGTGGAACAGGCTGGGGCGCAAGGGGGAGGCGGTGCTGCTCCTGGCCCTGTGGGGGCTCGCCTGTGCTCTGACTGCTCCCGCCGTTGCCACTCGCGATGTGCGCGATGGCGAGCTCAAGTGCCAGCGACACACGGGCTCCGATGCTGAAAGAGTTGCTGTCCTCGTCTTGGAGACCCTTTTAGGGTTTGTGGTTCCGTTCTCTGTGCTGGTCACGTCCTACTGCTGCCTCCACCGGCGGGTGAACCAGACTGCGCTGTTCAGCAGTGCAAAGTTGACGCGGCTGGTCACCAGTGTGGTGGTCACCTTTTTCATCCTCTGGATTCCTGTGCACATTGTCAATGTGGTGGACATCGCCGGCATTGTGCTGCAGACTTCCTGGCCAGAGGCGTCGGCAGCGCTGCTGAGCCACAGAAGCGCAGCAGCGCGTGTCGTCCGGAGCTTTACGTTTTTTAACAGCTGCCTGGACCCCTTCCTGTACGCCTTCGCCTCGCGGAGAATCCGTGAGCAGCCCAAGTCGTCGTCGAGGGGCGACAGCAGGATGCAGGTCACAAATATCTGA